The DNA region AATGAATAATAATCAGTCTCTCACCATTGCTGAGACATCAAAATGCATAATGAGCTTCACTTCCCCAGCAGATCTGCAAATACCACACTGTCAGAAAGTTTACAAGCGCAGGGCGGTCATGATATATGAGACAAGAGTACCTCATGTGGCGTGTCTGAAGCGGCCATGAGGAGTCATCGTATCCTTGTGTGAGCACCTTGTGGAGCTGAACCCTACAAGAAAGCCCAGCCAATGGTTACATAAGAACAATAACCACCATTCGCCAAATGGACGAACATTAAGAGCCACAAACCTGCCACTGCCGATGAAGTCATCATGGGTGAGTGTGTTGCTGTTCCAAACGTTAACATTCAGCTCACGGAGCCCTTCAATGAGGGGTATGTGAAACTTCTCATCAAAAGTCGGATTTCTTCCACCATCTGCCATCAATATCACATTTatcgaggaaaaaaaaaactaggctGAGATAAAGTCAGAAAATATCGTAATAGTAAGCTGATGTATGAGTTAAGTTCTGTAGAAGCCTACTTGTAATGAAAAATACTGTAAGTTCATCGAGAAAATATCTCTGCAAGATGAATATTTCATCTCTGTTGGCAATGCCTTATAGCTCAATTGGTTAAATCAACCCCAGTCAAGCATATTATGCCAATTGCAAGGAGCCATGATTCCACTAGGGGGCATCTAACATATTGACCGCACAACACATAAATTAGGCACAAAGACACAACGCAAAGTTCGACAGAATCAATCCAGCTAGTCAGCTTCTGTAGTAAGCTGTGTTCCAGTGGTATTTGTTCCCTATGAGTCCTAGCACATTGTCTGTGACTTCTCCTATTTGTTGCTTTGCTTCGCCGTCTTTTCTGTTCATTGTTTCGCTTTTGTGCTTGTTTGCGGTTTGTCTTGGCTTTATCTTTGTAGCTAAATTTCTTCGTCTGTCTTTGTTCCCTAACTTCtattcctttttaaaaaaaaaaaaaaatctctcctGGATTGTTACCATTCACCATGAAGTCAGCAGCCCCACATTGAGATCAACGGGAGGTGGCAGTAGCTGACCTATTCACCTACCCAGCAACCTTGTTAATATCGACAGTTCGCCCAATGGCTCAACCCAAACCAATTGAACGAGTATGCCCTAAAGGTCCAATCGACAACATAGCTCGGCGATTCGCTGTCCACAGTTCAAAGTTTAGTATCAGGTTTGGTATGTACTGTAGCTTGATACGAAATTGTCTCATGCCGGTTCGTTGACATCACGAAAAACAGGAATACACGCAACATCGGGGAAGGAAGAGGGCATGGGAGAATTAGGGGGGAGGCGAAGGTTGGGGGGCTCACGGACCGGTGCAGGTGCGGGTGCGGAGCTTGGTGGTGGCGTACTCGAGGACGACGTAGGGGTCCTGCCGCGTGAAGAACTCCGTGTCCCGCAGCTTCCGGCACCCGGTGACTGCAGACACACGCACACAATAGGGATTCAGCGAGGTTTCGGCGCATACCAACGCCGAGATGggacgaggaagaagaggaatcCGGATGgattgttgggggggggggggggggattcaaGGGAGGCACCTCTGACTTCGAGGATTAGCCCGTGGATGGACATGGAAAAGGACCGTCGAATTAGAGAGGAGACCGGCGGAGCGTCGTGGTGGCTAATGGATGCGAGCACGACACGAATGGTGCCGAGGGCTCGCCCGGTGGCGCTTTAAATAAACGGATCTTACAACATCTTTaactatattcttttttttttttacttacttGATTCCTTTCTCattcttattctctttattttcttttatctttaaCAGTTTTATTTCGAAAAAAAACacgaagggaaagaagagataaTCTTATCctagaaaaaatagttttagaaatccTTTCGTAACGAAAACCGTAAAAGAAAAACCGTTGAAGtactaaaagagaaaaaattccTTCACGACAGAAATCTGGACCGTAAAGAAATTTCCTTAGATATAGTCTTATttaaggaagaaaagaagagacttgatcaaaatttcttcatggtcGCTCAGTTGAATAATGTAAGtcgtattttattttaaaaaattattaaaaataatttttaattttttataatatattattaaatgctataaaattaatatcacattaaaatatttttaaatataattcTATTAAAACTTTGTATattaaatatgtatataatttgattaattgtcggttaaaacttataaaatttatttttttaacaaaatagcCTTGCATTTTTTAACTGAGAGAGTATTATATTGCATAATTTTGCTGGATTTATTGCATAGCTGTACCATgtgatttggtttggttcaAATATGCGATCAATCAATTGATGTACGGATGAGTCGTTGCAGCGGACAGGACAATTACCTCGCCTTTTCGGCTCCCCTACCGTTGGGCTTGCGTCATCACGTGACGCACCTTTACAGATTCGTGTTTATCTCCCgttgctattttttattttttacagtaaatttctcaaaagattttatttctatttctcTATACGGATactttatttctattttttctttaaaaaatagcGCTCCAAAATTCTCCTCCTTTCCATCAGTTTCATCTCAATCCCTACTCAGTACTCACTTATCTTCCCTTTATATACCCCAGTAATACTAGCTGACATCTATAACTATTAAAGCTGCACTAAGTTCCATCACTTGTCTCGAAAAGAAGAGACGAGAAATCAATTCAGACGCACCTTGTAAGTTGTGCTTTAACTTACGTCTGGACCGCGGGAGCCAGACACGCCAGGCAAATCAATTCGGACGCGCCTTGTAAGTTGTGCTTTAACTTCCGTCTGGACCGCGGGAGCCAGACACGCCAGGTCATG from Phragmites australis chromosome 8, lpPhrAust1.1, whole genome shotgun sequence includes:
- the LOC133927085 gene encoding protein SRC2-like; the encoded protein is MSIHGLILEVRVTGCRKLRDTEFFTRQDPYVVLEYATTKLRTRTCTDGGRNPTFDEKFHIPLIEGLRELNVNVWNSNTLTHDDFIGSGRVQLHKVLTQGYDDSSWPLQTRHMRSAGEVKLIMHFDVSAMKNKMTKSAATSRMHSVPPPSMPTPAPALASAVPYTGVQPSYPPASAYPAASRYPTYPTPSHSPYTSPEYAPPPQQPCPQVGYPPPSYPPQPYGQPYPPQPYGQPYPPPPTAQSPYPPAPYPGTYPPRPY